The Lutibacter profundi genome includes a region encoding these proteins:
- a CDS encoding dihydrolipoamide acetyltransferase family protein: protein MARFEVKLPKMGESVAEATIISWLKNVGDTVELDEAIVEIATDKVDSEVPSEVEGTITELLFDENDVVNVGETIAIIETLGEPNKSDDDLISLEDVKEEVSAIEEQVEKTTEPTAIEKNSTSGKFYSPLVRNIAETEGVSMEELETIIGTGKDSRVTKNDILAYVKSGRSSTENHTKNIEAIQTNQSKIKKEVSSNTAMPVSVNGEDEIVEMSRMGKLIAHHMVASVQTSAHVQSFIEVDVTNIVKWRNKIKDQFFAREGEKITYTPIFMQAVAKAIKDFPMINIAVDGDKIIKRGNINLGMAAALADGNLIVPVIKNADQLNLIGMTKAVNDLANKARKGQLKPNDIQGGTYTVTNVGSFGSVFGTPIINQPQVAILALGAVRKVPAVIETSEGDFIGIRHKMFISHSYDHRVVNGALGGMFIKSIKENLEAWDINTEF from the coding sequence ATGGCAAGATTTGAAGTGAAACTTCCAAAAATGGGTGAAAGTGTTGCAGAAGCAACCATAATTTCTTGGTTAAAAAATGTAGGTGATACCGTTGAGTTGGATGAGGCAATTGTTGAAATAGCAACTGATAAAGTAGACTCTGAAGTTCCAAGTGAGGTAGAAGGAACAATTACAGAACTATTATTTGATGAGAATGATGTTGTAAATGTTGGAGAAACTATTGCTATTATTGAAACTTTAGGAGAACCTAATAAAAGCGATGATGATTTAATTTCATTAGAAGATGTAAAGGAAGAGGTGTCAGCTATTGAGGAGCAAGTTGAAAAAACTACTGAACCAACAGCAATTGAAAAAAATTCAACTTCAGGTAAATTTTATTCGCCGTTAGTTCGAAATATAGCTGAGACAGAAGGTGTTTCTATGGAAGAATTAGAAACAATTATTGGAACGGGAAAAGATAGCAGAGTTACTAAAAATGATATTTTAGCCTATGTTAAAAGTGGAAGAAGCAGTACTGAAAATCACACTAAAAATATTGAAGCAATACAAACCAATCAATCTAAAATAAAAAAAGAAGTATCTTCAAATACTGCAATGCCAGTTTCTGTTAATGGTGAAGACGAAATTGTTGAGATGTCTCGTATGGGGAAATTAATAGCTCATCACATGGTAGCATCTGTACAAACGTCAGCACATGTACAATCGTTTATTGAAGTTGATGTTACTAATATTGTGAAGTGGAGAAATAAAATTAAAGATCAGTTCTTTGCTCGAGAAGGAGAAAAAATTACCTACACACCAATTTTTATGCAAGCCGTTGCAAAAGCAATTAAAGATTTTCCTATGATTAATATTGCAGTTGATGGCGATAAAATAATAAAGAGAGGTAATATTAATTTAGGTATGGCAGCGGCGTTGGCAGATGGTAATTTAATTGTTCCTGTTATAAAAAATGCAGATCAATTAAATTTAATTGGCATGACAAAAGCAGTAAATGATTTGGCAAATAAAGCTAGAAAAGGGCAATTAAAGCCTAATGATATTCAAGGAGGAACATACACAGTTACAAATGTTGGAAGTTTTGGTAGCGTTTTTGGCACACCAATAATTAATCAACCTCAAGTTGCTATTTTAGCATTGGGAGCTGTTAGAAAAGTTCCAGCAGTAATTGAAACTTCAGAAGGTGATTTTATAGGAATTCGACACAAAATGTTCATATCACATTCTTATGACCATAGAGTTGTAAACGGAGCTTTAGGGGGCATGTTTATAAAATCAATAAAAGAAAATTTAGAAGCTTGGGATATAAATACTGAGTTTTAA
- a CDS encoding carbonic anhydrase family protein, which yields MRTQTKITQDNLTPKDAHKILVEGNHRFVQNLKAQRNLQDQVFETSKGQYPFAVILSCIDSRVPAELVFDQGIGDIFSARVAGNIINEDILGSMEYACKVAGSKIVVVMGHTKCGAVTAACQNVKLGNITPLLHKIKPAVDIIKVERGEFDEEAIEEVALVNVKISIDRIREESPILLEMEENNEIEIVGAIYDVSNGKVDFFES from the coding sequence ATGAGAACACAAACAAAAATAACACAAGATAATCTTACACCTAAAGATGCACACAAAATTTTAGTTGAGGGTAATCATAGATTTGTACAAAATTTAAAAGCACAAAGAAATTTACAAGACCAAGTATTTGAAACAAGTAAAGGCCAATACCCTTTTGCTGTAATACTAAGTTGTATTGATTCAAGGGTTCCAGCTGAACTGGTTTTTGATCAAGGAATAGGTGATATTTTTAGTGCAAGAGTTGCTGGGAATATTATTAATGAGGATATACTAGGCTCTATGGAATATGCGTGTAAAGTTGCAGGTTCTAAAATAGTTGTAGTTATGGGACATACCAAATGTGGTGCTGTAACTGCTGCTTGTCAAAATGTTAAATTAGGAAATATTACGCCCTTATTACACAAAATAAAGCCAGCCGTTGATATAATAAAAGTTGAAAGAGGAGAATTTGATGAAGAAGCAATAGAGGAAGTAGCTTTAGTCAATGTGAAAATTTCAATTGATAGAATTAGAGAAGAAAGTCCAATACTGTTAGAAATGGAAGAAAATAATGAAATTGAAATTGTTGGAGCTATTTATGATGTATCAAATGGTAAAGTAGACTTTTTTGAATCATGA
- a CDS encoding SulP family inorganic anion transporter, which produces MNSSNPFKNLKADLPASVVVFFVALPLCLGIALASGAPLFSGLIAGIIGGIIVGALSGSQIGVSGPAAGLAAIVLTAIGTLGSFENFLLAVVLGGVIQVLFGILKAGIIGYYFPSSVIKGMLTGIGIIIILKQIPHFFGYDANLAEGFAFFDVDGENTFSEIINSINNISLGATLVAIIGLGILILWDSVLTKKAKIFRLIQGPLVAVVFGIVYFVITKGNEKLGISSAHLVSVPVPEDITSFISQFSFPNFGAITKPEIWIVAFTIALVASLETLLCVEATDKLDPLKRVTPTNRELLAQGTGNILSGLVGGLPITQVIVRSSANIQSGGKTKMSAIIHGILLLISVILIPKLLNMIPLSVLASVLLIVGYKLAKPMLFKQMYELGWKQFVPFVVTVLGIVFTDLLVGIGLGLGVGIIVVLIKSFQNSHFLHIEDKSNGKHKIKMTLAEEVTFFNKGAILKELDSLPRDTYLELDVRKTRYLDNDIIEILEDFSIKAKNRNIDVKLISERGIIENPSSYIQFFKLRPKTA; this is translated from the coding sequence ATGAATTCTTCAAATCCATTTAAAAACTTAAAAGCTGATTTGCCAGCGAGTGTTGTTGTATTTTTTGTTGCACTTCCTCTTTGTTTAGGAATAGCATTAGCTAGTGGAGCACCTTTGTTTTCTGGCTTAATAGCGGGTATTATAGGAGGTATAATAGTTGGAGCATTAAGTGGCTCGCAAATTGGTGTTAGTGGTCCAGCGGCCGGACTTGCAGCAATTGTTTTAACAGCTATTGGTACTCTTGGTAGTTTCGAAAATTTTCTTTTAGCGGTAGTACTAGGAGGTGTAATTCAAGTGCTTTTTGGAATACTAAAGGCTGGTATTATTGGTTATTACTTCCCTTCATCTGTAATCAAAGGAATGCTAACAGGAATAGGTATTATAATAATTCTTAAACAAATACCCCATTTTTTTGGTTATGATGCCAATTTAGCAGAAGGTTTCGCATTCTTTGATGTTGACGGAGAAAATACATTTTCAGAAATTATTAATTCTATCAATAATATTAGTCTTGGAGCAACATTAGTTGCTATTATAGGTTTAGGAATTCTTATTCTTTGGGACAGTGTTTTAACCAAAAAAGCTAAAATATTTAGACTTATTCAAGGGCCTTTAGTAGCAGTAGTATTTGGTATAGTATATTTTGTTATAACAAAAGGTAATGAAAAGCTGGGTATTTCTTCAGCACACTTGGTAAGTGTACCTGTGCCAGAAGATATTACATCTTTTATAAGTCAGTTTAGTTTTCCAAACTTTGGAGCCATTACAAAACCTGAAATTTGGATAGTTGCTTTTACAATTGCATTAGTAGCCAGTCTTGAGACGTTGTTGTGTGTTGAGGCTACAGATAAACTTGATCCATTAAAAAGAGTAACACCTACAAATAGAGAACTATTGGCTCAAGGTACAGGAAATATTCTTTCAGGACTTGTAGGTGGTTTACCTATTACACAAGTAATTGTGCGTAGCTCTGCGAATATCCAATCTGGCGGAAAAACTAAAATGTCTGCAATTATTCACGGTATCTTACTCTTAATTTCTGTGATTTTAATTCCAAAATTGTTAAATATGATACCACTATCAGTACTTGCATCTGTTTTACTTATAGTTGGTTATAAACTTGCAAAACCTATGTTATTCAAGCAAATGTATGAATTAGGGTGGAAACAATTTGTACCGTTTGTGGTAACTGTTTTGGGAATTGTTTTTACAGATTTACTTGTAGGAATAGGTCTTGGATTGGGTGTTGGAATTATTGTAGTTTTAATAAAGAGTTTCCAAAATTCTCACTTTTTACATATTGAAGATAAAAGTAATGGGAAACATAAAATTAAAATGACTCTTGCTGAAGAAGTAACTTTCTTTAACAAAGGAGCAATTCTTAAAGAATTAGACAGTCTTCCTAGAGATACTTATTTAGAGCTAGACGTTAGAAAAACACGCTATTTAGACAATGATATTATTGAAATTTTAGAAGACTTCTCAATTAAAGCAAAGAATAGAAATATAGATGTTAAACTTATTTCTGAAAGAGGAATTATTGAAAACCCAAGTAGTTATATACAATTTTTTAAACTAAGACCTAAAACTGCTTAA
- a CDS encoding SulP family inorganic anion transporter — MKNKLFNFKHLKGDLFGGITAGIVALPLALAFGVSSGLGPSAGLYGAIFVGFFAALFGGTNTQISGPTAPMTAVSMVVIAGIVAAFDGDVSKALPAILTVFLLAGIMQIGLGFIGLGKYIKYIPYPVVSGFMTAIGVIILVTQILPSVGYYPKEDVEFVNEFKPYAEEIILENILKDEAGEGILVLEDFKETVSRAKNITASQILKESQTLAAKEASGVLGTLKVLPKALSNINWLELILALGTIIIIYGFKRITTAVPSTLVALLVMSGIATGFKLNYRPIEEIPSGLPLPNLEIFTNFNIGSISPYIFTALTLALLGAIDSLLTSVVADNMTKTKHKPNKELIGQGIGNSIAALFGGIPGAGATIRTVVNINAGGKTRLSGMVAAILLLIILLALGPIASQIPAAVLAGILITVGIGVMDYKGLKAIPYMPKPEVVIMLVVLVLSSVWNLVYAVGIGLIIASLMFMKKIGDLTADRSSIESFDRSKAWPDEVNLSKNLKNEVFIKHIRGPLFFGSTSYFQQLVKQIPNTASIIIIRMGRMQYIDQSGLYAMEDVLVDLTKQGKKILLVNIIEQPRYMLERIDIIPDLVPEDQIFDSFDESLVWVKENAVSINRAQ; from the coding sequence ATGAAGAATAAACTATTTAATTTTAAACACTTAAAAGGTGATTTGTTTGGTGGTATTACTGCTGGTATTGTTGCTTTACCATTGGCATTAGCTTTTGGGGTAAGCTCAGGATTAGGTCCAAGTGCAGGTCTTTATGGAGCTATTTTTGTAGGTTTTTTTGCCGCTCTATTTGGAGGAACAAATACTCAAATTTCTGGACCAACAGCTCCAATGACCGCAGTAAGTATGGTTGTTATTGCTGGGATTGTGGCAGCCTTTGATGGAGATGTTTCAAAAGCCTTGCCCGCTATATTAACAGTATTTTTGTTGGCAGGTATAATGCAAATAGGGTTAGGGTTTATTGGATTAGGAAAATATATCAAATATATACCATATCCTGTAGTTTCAGGGTTTATGACTGCAATAGGGGTTATTATTTTGGTTACACAAATATTACCTTCGGTAGGATATTACCCTAAGGAAGATGTTGAATTTGTAAATGAATTCAAACCTTATGCAGAAGAGATTATTTTAGAAAATATTTTAAAGGATGAAGCAGGAGAAGGTATTTTGGTGTTAGAAGACTTTAAAGAAACAGTTAGCAGAGCAAAAAATATAACAGCATCTCAAATATTGAAAGAGTCGCAAACTCTTGCAGCCAAAGAGGCTTCAGGAGTATTAGGAACATTAAAAGTATTGCCGAAAGCTTTGAGTAATATTAATTGGTTAGAGTTAATTTTAGCTTTAGGAACAATTATTATAATTTATGGATTTAAACGAATTACTACAGCTGTACCAAGTACATTAGTAGCTTTACTTGTTATGTCTGGAATTGCCACAGGTTTTAAGCTGAATTATAGACCTATTGAAGAAATACCAAGTGGATTACCTTTACCAAATTTAGAAATTTTCACTAATTTTAATATTGGGAGTATTAGCCCTTATATTTTTACAGCCCTAACTTTGGCTCTATTAGGAGCAATAGATTCTTTATTAACTTCAGTGGTAGCTGATAATATGACTAAAACAAAACACAAGCCAAATAAGGAGTTGATAGGGCAGGGAATAGGAAATAGTATTGCCGCACTATTTGGTGGTATACCAGGAGCTGGAGCAACAATTAGAACGGTTGTTAACATTAATGCAGGAGGGAAAACTAGACTGTCAGGTATGGTGGCAGCTATTTTACTCTTAATTATTTTATTGGCCTTAGGACCTATAGCATCTCAAATTCCTGCAGCTGTGTTAGCAGGGATATTAATTACCGTAGGTATTGGAGTAATGGATTATAAAGGCTTAAAAGCTATACCATATATGCCAAAACCAGAGGTGGTTATAATGTTGGTTGTTTTAGTGTTATCATCTGTTTGGAACTTGGTATACGCCGTTGGAATAGGTTTGATAATTGCATCTTTAATGTTTATGAAAAAAATAGGGGATTTAACAGCTGATAGATCAAGCATTGAATCTTTTGATAGATCAAAAGCATGGCCAGATGAAGTTAATTTATCAAAAAATTTAAAAAATGAAGTTTTTATAAAGCATATAAGAGGACCTTTATTCTTTGGGTCTACAAGTTATTTTCAGCAATTAGTGAAACAAATTCCTAATACTGCCTCAATAATAATTATAAGAATGGGGAGAATGCAATATATAGATCAATCAGGATTATATGCTATGGAAGACGTTTTGGTTGATTTAACAAAACAAGGCAAAAAAATATTGTTAGTAAATATTATTGAGCAACCACGTTACATGCTTGAACGTATTGATATAATACCAGATTTAGTACCCGAAGATCAAATTTTTGATAGTTTTGATGAAAGTTTGGTTTGGGTTAAAGAAAATGCTGTCAGTATTAATAGAGCTCAATAG
- a CDS encoding universal stress protein — MMEAKYKILVLVDLSETSHETLKNALNLAKVIGGSLEVFHVKSLTNIVKNENQISAMRSLDEEKNLSKRKLQNLVNIFSKEESIPLTFDFAFGNVKNEIEHHIEKIKPDIIVLGKRRQKVFNFLGEDVTQFLLNKFFGIILIAGEGKNLQSIDGISIGFYSDTLGDYNVEITKDLSKKAISPIKFFKVRKRSSVHATNEAVNRLKSTYNGKNVVEYEFEESSDALINFVSKNKIGLLCMGRGGKKKDWTDKFIGEIIGTNRENSKLKAPLLIYGR; from the coding sequence ATGATGGAAGCTAAATATAAAATATTAGTATTAGTAGACTTATCTGAAACATCTCATGAAACTTTAAAAAATGCTTTGAATTTAGCAAAAGTGATTGGGGGTAGTTTAGAAGTATTCCATGTGAAATCATTAACAAATATTGTGAAAAATGAAAATCAAATCTCAGCGATGAGGTCTTTAGATGAGGAAAAGAATTTATCTAAAAGAAAATTACAAAATTTAGTAAATATTTTCTCAAAAGAAGAAAGTATTCCCCTTACATTTGATTTCGCATTTGGCAATGTAAAAAATGAAATTGAACATCACATTGAGAAAATCAAACCAGACATTATTGTTTTGGGGAAAAGAAGACAGAAAGTTTTTAATTTTTTGGGCGAAGATGTGACACAATTTTTATTAAATAAATTTTTTGGCATTATTTTAATTGCTGGTGAAGGTAAAAACCTTCAATCAATTGATGGTATTTCAATTGGTTTTTACAGTGATACATTGGGTGATTATAACGTTGAAATCACTAAAGATTTAAGTAAGAAAGCAATCAGTCCTATAAAATTTTTTAAAGTACGTAAAAGATCCTCCGTTCATGCTACAAATGAAGCTGTGAACCGTCTAAAATCTACTTATAATGGCAAAAATGTAGTCGAATATGAATTTGAAGAAAGTTCAGATGCATTGATAAATTTTGTATCAAAAAATAAAATAGGATTGTTATGTATGGGCAGAGGAGGTAAGAAAAAAGACTGGACAGATAAATTTATAGGCGAAATCATTGGAACTAATAGGGAAAATAGTAAATTAAAGGCTCCTTTGCTTATTTATGGAAGATAG
- a CDS encoding TetR/AcrR family transcriptional regulator, giving the protein MKDLKIQINVSSDTFIRDPNSSELGRRIIFNGINLIDELGFESFTFKKLGEKIGSPESSIYRYFESKHMLLVYLTNWYWSWIEYKLVFSTINLSSSKEKLEKAIKILTETIKTDDLFSYVNETTLDRIIMNEGGKVYHIKDVDKENKKGYFKVYMQVVQRVSEIVLELNPKYKFSHMLISTIIEGAYQQRFFAEHIPALTDIDKKNEKTITEFYTKLVFNAIK; this is encoded by the coding sequence ATGAAAGACCTTAAAATTCAAATTAATGTAAGTTCTGATACTTTTATTAGAGATCCTAACAGCTCAGAACTTGGTCGAAGAATAATTTTTAATGGTATTAATTTAATAGATGAATTAGGTTTTGAAAGTTTTACATTTAAAAAATTAGGTGAAAAAATAGGCTCTCCAGAAAGTTCTATTTATAGGTACTTTGAAAGTAAACATATGCTGTTGGTTTATTTAACAAATTGGTATTGGAGTTGGATTGAATATAAATTAGTTTTTTCAACTATTAACTTAAGTTCATCAAAGGAAAAACTTGAGAAAGCAATAAAAATTTTAACAGAAACTATTAAAACAGATGATTTGTTTTCTTACGTTAATGAAACTACGTTAGATAGGATTATTATGAATGAGGGAGGTAAGGTATATCATATTAAAGACGTTGATAAAGAAAATAAAAAAGGTTATTTCAAAGTTTATATGCAGGTAGTACAAAGGGTTAGTGAAATTGTTTTAGAACTCAATCCTAAATATAAATTTTCTCATATGCTTATATCAACAATAATTGAAGGAGCATACCAACAAAGGTTTTTTGCAGAGCATATACCGGCACTTACAGATATTGATAAAAAAAATGAAAAGACTATTACAGAATTTTACACAAAATTAGTATTTAATGCAATTAAATAA
- a CDS encoding DUF2490 domain-containing protein → MNIVVNSIKRISLILLILPFSLLAQQEEVGNWLMYFGTNKISDKYSIHTEIQYRNYTITPNNTEQLLLRTGLNYHFSDRATVTAGYAYIPSYIYESEQKSPETEEHRIWQQFILTNKIGRVKFEHRYRIEQRWVNHDYKNRLRYRLMLFVPLNKPKIEKGSVFLGLYDEIFINTKETFFDRNRLYGALGYQYNKTTSMQVGMMHQQVNNIGKWYLQFALVFNTDLTNKNN, encoded by the coding sequence ATGAATATAGTTGTAAATTCAATTAAAAGAATTTCATTAATACTACTTATTTTACCCTTTTCTCTTCTTGCTCAGCAAGAAGAGGTGGGTAATTGGCTTATGTATTTTGGGACAAATAAAATTAGTGATAAATATAGTATTCATACAGAAATACAATATAGAAATTATACAATAACTCCAAATAATACAGAGCAATTATTATTAAGAACAGGATTAAATTACCATTTTTCTGATAGAGCTACTGTAACAGCTGGTTATGCATATATACCTTCTTATATTTATGAATCTGAACAAAAATCACCTGAAACAGAGGAGCACCGTATTTGGCAACAATTTATTTTAACCAATAAAATTGGTAGAGTAAAATTTGAACATAGATACAGAATTGAACAACGATGGGTTAATCATGATTATAAAAATCGTTTACGATACCGTTTAATGTTATTTGTACCACTAAATAAACCTAAAATTGAAAAAGGAAGTGTTTTTTTAGGCTTGTATGATGAAATTTTTATCAATACAAAAGAAACTTTTTTTGATAGAAATAGGTTGTATGGAGCCTTAGGATATCAATACAATAAAACAACAAGTATGCAGGTAGGTATGATGCATCAGCAAGTAAATAATATAGGGAAATGGTATTTACAATTTGCTCTAGTTTTTAATACAGATTTGACAAACAAAAATAATTAA
- a CDS encoding TetR/AcrR family transcriptional regulator: MKDLQIHIEVNSELYLKKPDSSELGRRIISGSIELINELGFEEFTFKKLGNKIGSPESSIYRYFESKHTLLIYLTSWFWSWIEYRLVFATINVNSPIDKLKRAIKILTQPVVVDKSFSYINEVLLHKIIITESVKVFHTKDVDDENKKGYFKSYKQVVQRVSGMVIEINPNFKFPHMLVSTVIEGANHQRYFAQHLPSLTNVEKGKENIVEFYIDLIFKVIK; encoded by the coding sequence ATGAAAGATTTACAAATACATATAGAGGTTAACTCAGAATTATATTTGAAAAAACCTGATTCATCTGAATTAGGACGTAGAATTATATCAGGAAGTATTGAGTTGATAAACGAACTTGGTTTTGAAGAATTTACATTTAAGAAATTAGGTAATAAAATTGGATCTCCTGAAAGTTCTATTTATCGTTATTTTGAAAGTAAACATACATTATTAATTTACCTTACCTCTTGGTTTTGGAGTTGGATTGAATATCGCTTGGTTTTCGCCACAATAAATGTCAATTCACCAATTGATAAGTTAAAAAGAGCCATTAAAATATTAACTCAACCAGTAGTAGTTGATAAGTCGTTTTCATATATAAACGAAGTATTATTGCATAAAATTATAATAACGGAATCTGTAAAAGTATTTCATACCAAAGATGTAGATGATGAAAATAAAAAGGGTTATTTTAAATCGTACAAACAAGTTGTTCAGAGGGTTAGTGGCATGGTAATAGAGATAAATCCAAATTTTAAATTTCCTCATATGCTAGTTTCTACTGTTATTGAGGGGGCAAATCATCAAAGGTATTTTGCACAACATTTACCATCGTTAACTAACGTAGAAAAAGGAAAAGAAAACATAGTAGAATTTTATATAGACTTAATTTTTAAAGTTATTAAGTAA
- the nhaB gene encoding sodium/proton antiporter NhaB, producing MLKNFLGNSPIWYKYTIISFLIFNVIFYFTLGSTITAWIFIAEFIFTLAMALKCYPLVSGGLLAIQILFLNLTTAKNAYHEVAQNLEVILLLMFMVAAIYFMKPLLMFIFSKVFTKVKSKLALSLLFVILSAALSAFLDALTVTAVLISVGVGFYGVYHKIHSSDLDLNDDGTLDRKQLSGETLEQFRGFLRSLIMHGVVGTALGGVMTLVGEPQNLLIGEKMGWDFIEFFKQMDVITIPVFFAGLLTTIILEKFKLFGFGAKLPDVARQIIENYTIIEDENRTEREKHRLVVQAIAMVLLIIGLALHLAPVGFIGLALIIFQTAFMGVTDEHHIGPAFEEALPFTALLVVFFVIVAMIHDQHLFKPIIEWALSMEPSTQPMMFYIANGLLSAISDNVFVATVYINEIQASFNAGELSRLQYEKLAIAINTGTNLPSVATPNGQAAFLFLLTSALAPLINLSYGRMVKMAFPYAIVLGGVGLLCVMYLL from the coding sequence ATGCTTAAAAACTTTTTAGGGAATAGCCCTATATGGTATAAATACACAATAATTAGTTTTTTAATTTTTAATGTAATTTTCTATTTCACTTTAGGGTCAACAATAACAGCTTGGATTTTTATTGCTGAATTTATTTTCACACTAGCTATGGCTCTAAAATGCTATCCACTAGTTTCAGGAGGTTTATTAGCAATACAAATTTTATTTTTAAATCTAACAACAGCAAAAAATGCCTATCATGAAGTAGCACAAAACCTTGAAGTTATATTGCTATTAATGTTTATGGTAGCCGCTATTTATTTTATGAAACCCTTATTAATGTTTATTTTTAGTAAGGTTTTTACAAAAGTAAAATCAAAGTTAGCTTTATCACTGTTATTTGTAATTCTTTCCGCTGCTCTTTCAGCGTTTTTAGATGCGTTAACTGTAACTGCAGTTTTAATTAGTGTTGGTGTTGGGTTTTACGGTGTATATCACAAAATTCATTCAAGTGACCTTGATTTAAATGACGACGGTACATTAGATAGAAAACAATTAAGTGGAGAAACATTAGAACAGTTTCGTGGTTTTTTAAGAAGTTTAATAATGCATGGTGTGGTAGGTACAGCACTAGGTGGTGTAATGACTTTGGTAGGAGAACCTCAAAATCTACTAATTGGAGAAAAAATGGGCTGGGATTTTATTGAGTTCTTTAAACAAATGGATGTAATAACAATCCCTGTTTTTTTTGCAGGGTTGTTGACAACAATTATTCTTGAAAAATTTAAACTATTTGGTTTTGGTGCAAAATTACCAGATGTTGCTAGACAAATAATTGAAAATTACACAATTATAGAAGATGAAAATCGTACTGAAAGAGAGAAACACAGACTTGTAGTTCAAGCCATTGCTATGGTACTACTTATAATTGGTTTAGCTTTACATTTGGCTCCAGTAGGGTTTATAGGTTTGGCTTTAATTATTTTTCAAACGGCATTCATGGGGGTAACAGATGAGCATCATATAGGGCCTGCATTTGAAGAGGCGTTACCTTTTACAGCATTATTGGTTGTCTTTTTTGTAATTGTGGCAATGATTCATGACCAACACTTGTTTAAACCAATTATTGAATGGGCACTATCTATGGAACCATCAACACAACCAATGATGTTCTATATTGCAAACGGATTACTATCAGCAATTAGTGATAATGTTTTTGTTGCTACCGTTTATATAAATGAAATTCAAGCCTCATTTAATGCAGGAGAATTATCGAGATTACAATACGAAAAATTGGCCATTGCAATTAATACAGGCACAAATTTACCAAGTGTTGCAACACCAAATGGACAGGCAGCATTTTTATTTTTGCTTACTTCAGCATTAGCTCCTTTAATTAATTTATCTTATGGAAGAATGGTAAAAATGGCTTTCCCATATGCAATTGTTTTAGGAGGTGTTGGTTTATTATGTGTTATGTATTTACTGTAG